The following proteins are co-located in the Spinactinospora alkalitolerans genome:
- a CDS encoding endonuclease/exonuclease/phosphatase family protein: MLPWVVLALVRWLGLDRALPFPLVPVLAFTPYLAAAAPLPVLLALLLRRWRTAVLGTLAAVLLAALVLPRAVPAGPPDPAPTGPPLRVLTVNLHFGHADPVEVVRLVEAERVDLLALQEVTPEAAEGLEHAGLGEVLPHAVTHAAPAAAGGAVHSRYPLTDLGDPGRDIESLYMPQARVDVPDAAPVEITSVHPMSPRRPGSMPQWTAGLRALPETEPGGAVRILAGDFNATLDHAELRAVLDGGYVDAASATGRGFEHTWPVRHPLPMVAIDHVLVDPRVGVESAAVREVPDIKHRAVLTELVLPEG, translated from the coding sequence GTGCTGCCGTGGGTGGTCTTGGCGCTGGTGCGTTGGCTCGGTCTGGACCGCGCCCTGCCGTTTCCGCTGGTGCCCGTGCTGGCGTTCACGCCTTACCTCGCCGCCGCCGCGCCGCTGCCCGTTCTGCTCGCCCTCCTGCTGCGGCGGTGGCGCACCGCTGTCCTCGGAACGCTGGCGGCCGTGCTCCTCGCCGCGCTCGTGCTGCCGCGCGCCGTCCCCGCAGGGCCGCCCGACCCGGCGCCCACCGGGCCGCCGCTGCGGGTGCTCACCGTGAACCTCCACTTCGGCCACGCCGACCCGGTCGAAGTAGTGCGCCTGGTCGAGGCCGAAAGGGTGGATCTGCTCGCCCTGCAGGAGGTCACCCCGGAGGCCGCGGAAGGGCTGGAGCACGCCGGGCTGGGCGAGGTGCTGCCGCATGCGGTCACACACGCCGCGCCGGCGGCGGCCGGCGGCGCCGTCCACTCCCGCTACCCGCTCACCGACCTCGGGGATCCCGGTCGCGACATCGAATCGCTGTACATGCCCCAGGCGCGGGTCGACGTCCCGGACGCCGCGCCGGTGGAGATCACCTCCGTGCATCCGATGTCGCCGAGGAGGCCGGGGTCGATGCCCCAATGGACGGCCGGGCTGCGCGCGCTGCCCGAGACGGAGCCTGGTGGGGCCGTCCGCATACTGGCCGGCGACTTCAACGCCACCCTCGACCACGCCGAGTTGCGCGCCGTGCTCGACGGCGGCTACGTCGACGCGGCCTCGGCGACGGGCCGCGGTTTCGAGCACACCTGGCCGGTCCGGCATCCCCTGCCCATGGTGGCCATCGACCACGTGCTCGTCGACCCCAGGGTCGGCGTCGAGTCCGCCGCCGTGCGCGAGGTCCCCGATATCAAGCACCGCGCGGTGCTGACCGAGCTCGTCCTCCCGGAGGGGTGA
- the folK gene encoding 2-amino-4-hydroxy-6-hydroxymethyldihydropteridine diphosphokinase produces MRTTPTDPVLVGIGSNISPDRHIGAALSALDDMGLLRAASTVYRSPAIGLADDAADFLNLVVRLEWEGDLRGLKARLGRIETRLGRPAAASPTWVSRTIDLDVLVAGDLVGAYAERSSPVPHPDIERFAHVAVPLAELAGDRTHPVSGRSYAEIAASLDSSGLRPVGTAWTYRVGA; encoded by the coding sequence ATGAGGACCACCCCCACCGACCCGGTCCTCGTCGGGATCGGGTCGAACATCTCCCCCGACCGGCACATCGGCGCCGCGTTGTCCGCATTGGACGACATGGGACTCCTCCGGGCGGCGTCGACCGTCTACCGTTCGCCCGCGATCGGACTGGCCGACGACGCGGCGGACTTCCTCAACCTGGTGGTGCGCCTCGAATGGGAGGGTGATCTCCGCGGCCTCAAGGCGCGGCTGGGGCGGATCGAGACCCGGCTCGGCCGCCCCGCCGCCGCGTCTCCGACATGGGTGTCCCGGACGATCGACCTGGACGTCCTGGTCGCCGGTGACCTGGTCGGCGCCTACGCGGAACGGTCATCGCCGGTCCCGCATCCCGACATCGAACGGTTCGCCCATGTCGCGGTCCCACTGGCCGAGCTGGCCGGTGACCGGACCCATCCGGTGTCCGGCCGGAGCTACGCCGAGATCGCGGCGTCGCTGGACTCCTCCGGCCTGCGTCCTGTCGGCACGGCCTGGACGTATCGGGTGGGCGCCTGA
- a CDS encoding dihydroneopterin aldolase, translating to MDVIEIDDLRLRCVIGCSDEERRDRQDVLVQLRVRVDARAAGHSDDLADAWNYRTPTKSVIRAAEGRTWSTVEALAAEIARIVVVEHRASHVRVRVHKPGALRFSSSVGLVIERSIEDFAVVPSREVVASA from the coding sequence ATGGATGTGATCGAGATCGATGACCTGAGGCTCCGATGCGTCATCGGTTGCAGCGACGAGGAACGGCGCGACCGCCAGGACGTGCTGGTGCAGTTGAGGGTCCGGGTGGACGCGCGGGCGGCCGGACACAGTGACGACCTGGCCGACGCCTGGAACTACCGGACCCCGACCAAGAGCGTCATCCGAGCGGCCGAAGGGAGGACCTGGTCCACCGTGGAGGCCCTGGCGGCGGAGATCGCCCGGATCGTCGTGGTGGAGCACCGCGCCTCACACGTGCGGGTCCGGGTCCACAAACCCGGTGCCCTGCGGTTCTCGTCCAGCGTCGGGCTGGTCATCGAGCGCAGTATCGAGGACTTCGCGGTTGTTCCCTCCCGAGAGGTGGTGGCCTCCGCGTGA
- the argS gene encoding arginine--tRNA ligase — protein sequence MGDIGDDLGQRVAAAVGAAFDVACTIEDAVVRPSQREGVDYQVNAAMALAKRLRRPSREIAEAIVAHIDLGGMAESVDVAGPGFVNITLSTAWLADRTARLAADERLGYLPAVEPQRVVIDYSSPNMAKEMHVGHLRSTIIGDSLVRLMEFAGHEVVRQNHIGDWGTPFGMLVEHLIDEGLAEQSFSIGDLNVFYQQARTKFDADADFAERARMRVVALQAGDPDTLKLWDRLLTESKHHIEAVYDLLGVRLTPDDYKGESTYQPWLGDVSDELRRRGIAEDSEGALCVFLDGFTGRDDQPVPLIVRKRDGGFGYDATDLATIRYRAQDLKGDHLVYVVGAPQALHFAMIFAAARKAEWVSPETTTTHVGFGSVLGPDGRMLRTRAGASLKLTDLLDQAVQRAAGLVAERSDLPEEERARIARAVGIGAVKYADLSVDRDKDYVFDLDRMLAMDGNTAVYLQYAHARIRSILRRADRVPEPGAPVRLTEPAERDLALRLARFPDAVQMAIVNLQPHRLCTYLFELATAFSTFYENCPVLKSEGAVRESRLALALHTAAVLNRGLDLLGIDTPERL from the coding sequence CTGGGGGACATCGGAGACGATCTGGGGCAGCGGGTCGCCGCTGCCGTCGGTGCCGCGTTCGACGTGGCATGCACGATCGAGGACGCGGTGGTCCGACCCTCGCAGCGCGAGGGAGTGGACTACCAGGTCAACGCCGCCATGGCGCTGGCCAAGCGACTCCGACGGCCCTCCCGTGAGATCGCCGAGGCCATCGTGGCGCACATCGACCTGGGCGGCATGGCCGAGAGCGTCGACGTGGCCGGGCCGGGGTTCGTCAACATCACCCTGTCCACCGCCTGGCTCGCCGACCGCACCGCTCGACTGGCCGCCGACGAGCGGCTGGGGTACCTCCCCGCCGTCGAGCCGCAGCGGGTCGTCATCGACTACTCCTCGCCCAACATGGCCAAGGAGATGCACGTCGGCCACCTGCGCTCGACCATCATCGGCGACTCCCTCGTGCGCCTGATGGAGTTCGCCGGGCACGAGGTCGTCCGCCAGAACCACATCGGCGACTGGGGCACCCCCTTCGGGATGCTCGTGGAGCATCTCATCGACGAGGGCCTGGCCGAACAGAGCTTCAGCATCGGCGACCTCAACGTCTTCTACCAGCAGGCCCGCACCAAGTTCGACGCCGATGCGGACTTCGCCGAACGCGCCCGCATGCGCGTGGTCGCCCTGCAGGCCGGCGACCCCGACACCCTGAAGCTGTGGGATCGGCTGCTGACCGAGTCCAAGCACCACATCGAGGCCGTCTACGACCTCCTCGGCGTACGGCTCACCCCTGACGACTACAAGGGTGAGAGCACCTACCAGCCCTGGCTGGGCGACGTCTCCGACGAACTGCGCCGCCGCGGTATCGCCGAGGACAGCGAAGGCGCCCTGTGCGTGTTCCTCGACGGCTTCACCGGCCGCGACGACCAGCCGGTGCCGCTGATCGTGCGCAAGCGTGACGGCGGATTCGGCTACGACGCCACCGACCTGGCGACCATCCGCTACCGCGCCCAAGACCTCAAGGGCGACCACCTCGTCTACGTCGTCGGCGCACCGCAGGCGCTGCACTTCGCGATGATCTTCGCCGCCGCGCGCAAGGCCGAATGGGTCAGCCCGGAGACGACCACCACCCACGTCGGGTTCGGAAGCGTGCTGGGGCCCGACGGCCGCATGCTGCGCACCCGCGCCGGGGCCTCGCTCAAGCTCACCGACCTGCTCGACCAGGCCGTCCAACGCGCCGCCGGCCTCGTGGCCGAGCGCAGTGACCTGCCCGAGGAGGAGCGGGCGCGCATCGCCCGCGCGGTGGGTATCGGCGCGGTCAAGTACGCCGACCTGTCCGTCGACCGAGACAAGGACTACGTCTTCGACCTGGACCGGATGCTGGCGATGGACGGCAACACCGCCGTCTACCTGCAGTACGCCCACGCCCGGATCCGTTCGATCCTGCGCCGCGCGGACCGGGTCCCCGAGCCCGGTGCCCCGGTGCGGCTGACCGAGCCGGCCGAACGCGACCTGGCGCTGCGGCTCGCCCGCTTCCCCGACGCGGTGCAGATGGCGATCGTCAACCTGCAGCCGCACCGCCTGTGCACCTACCTGTTCGAGCTCGCGACGGCCTTCAGCACCTTCTACGAGAACTGCCCGGTGCTCAAGTCCGAGGGCGCCGTACGCGAGTCCCGCCTCGCACTGGCCCTGCACACCGCCGCCGTCCTGAACCGAGGACTCGACCTGCTCGGGATCGACACCCCCGAACGGTTGTAG
- the folE gene encoding GTP cyclohydrolase I FolE has product MSVNGMVEERHRFMPETPLPDVEAAERAAAALLRALGVDIETESTAKTPIRMAKAYVELLTPRSFDLTTFPNDEGYEELLLQRDIPFISVCEHHALPFTGRATVGYLPGERIVGLSKLARVVELLACRPQVQERLTKQIVGWLDERLAPRGVGVVIRAEHTCMTLRGVQTPGTTTVTSSLRGLLLEDDRTRGEFFTLGGASQ; this is encoded by the coding sequence GTGAGCGTCAACGGGATGGTGGAGGAACGCCACCGGTTCATGCCCGAGACACCCCTGCCCGACGTCGAAGCCGCCGAGCGCGCGGCCGCGGCGCTCCTCCGGGCGCTCGGGGTCGACATCGAGACCGAGTCCACGGCGAAGACGCCGATCCGCATGGCCAAGGCCTACGTCGAACTGCTGACACCGCGCAGTTTCGACCTGACGACCTTTCCCAACGACGAGGGGTACGAGGAGCTGCTGCTCCAGCGGGACATCCCGTTCATCAGCGTCTGCGAGCACCACGCACTGCCCTTCACGGGGCGGGCCACCGTCGGATACCTGCCGGGCGAGCGCATCGTGGGCCTGTCGAAGCTCGCGCGCGTCGTCGAACTGCTCGCCTGCCGTCCGCAGGTGCAGGAGCGCCTGACCAAGCAGATCGTCGGGTGGCTGGACGAGCGCCTGGCCCCTCGCGGGGTCGGTGTCGTCATCCGGGCCGAACACACCTGCATGACGCTGCGCGGCGTCCAGACCCCGGGGACCACGACGGTCACGTCGTCCCTGCGCGGCCTCCTGTTGGAGGACGACCGGACCCGGGGCGAGTTCTTCACCCTCGGCGGAGCCTCGCAATGA
- a CDS encoding tyrosine-type recombinase/integrase — MPGLPEGDLGRTEPNERGRRYAHGTTTAYTSGKCRCEHCRTAFAHYRATRRALSKDRPRRRRRVETDGHIPGDWFRANIWNPAREAAGIPREITPRSLRHAHASWLLAGGADLQIVKERLGHASINTTQRYLHTLPDTDDLALQALSSIRNRAKTGAVRTAQ, encoded by the coding sequence ATCCCCGGCCTGCCGGAGGGAGACCTCGGCCGCACCGAGCCGAACGAGCGGGGCAGGCGGTACGCACACGGCACCACCACCGCCTACACCAGTGGCAAATGCCGCTGCGAACACTGCCGCACCGCATTTGCCCACTACCGGGCCACCCGGCGGGCGCTGAGCAAGGACCGCCCTCGCCGCCGACGCCGGGTCGAGACCGACGGGCACATCCCCGGCGACTGGTTCCGAGCCAACATCTGGAACCCCGCACGCGAGGCCGCCGGAATCCCCAGGGAGATCACCCCGAGATCCCTGCGCCACGCTCACGCGTCATGGCTGCTGGCCGGCGGCGCCGACCTCCAGATCGTCAAGGAGCGCCTCGGCCACGCCTCCATCAACACCACCCAGCGCTACCTGCACACCCTTCCCGACACCGACGACCTGGCGCTCCAGGCGCTGAGCAGCATCCGCAACCGGGCGAAGACCGGCGCGGTGCGCACCGCTCAGTAA
- a CDS encoding SDR family oxidoreductase has protein sequence MTGHRRSALVTGAARRVGAHLARRLAARGYVLHLHAHTGDLESTAADLRREFDVPVSVHRLDLRDTDAVRKWAQAVRRGEDPPTLVVNNASRFPGPHAITDIGPLTEGMLVHLVTATVLLEALPDAGGHAVNMLDARLPLLDGERPGYELSKQALAHQTLLAAKRLAPKVRVNAISPGLLLPSPGCGEDGLARLALRRSPQHRTARLDDVAAALLFLENATSVTGQVIHVDAGEHLGAVENT, from the coding sequence ATGACCGGGCATCGGCGTTCCGCCCTCGTCACCGGTGCCGCGCGGCGCGTCGGCGCCCATCTGGCCCGGCGACTCGCCGCCCGCGGCTACGTCCTCCATCTGCACGCCCACACCGGTGACCTGGAGTCCACGGCGGCCGATCTCCGCCGGGAGTTCGACGTTCCCGTGTCCGTTCACCGGTTGGATCTGCGCGACACCGACGCGGTGCGGAAATGGGCGCAGGCCGTGAGGAGGGGCGAGGACCCGCCGACACTGGTCGTCAACAACGCCTCCCGCTTCCCCGGTCCGCACGCGATCACCGACATCGGGCCTCTGACCGAGGGAATGCTCGTCCACCTGGTAACGGCGACCGTGCTGCTCGAAGCCCTTCCCGACGCGGGAGGGCACGCCGTCAACATGCTCGACGCCCGCCTTCCTCTCCTGGACGGCGAGCGACCCGGTTACGAACTGTCCAAACAGGCGCTGGCGCACCAGACCCTCCTGGCCGCGAAACGGCTCGCGCCGAAGGTCCGCGTCAACGCGATCTCCCCCGGCCTGCTCCTGCCCTCGCCCGGCTGCGGCGAGGACGGGCTCGCGCGGCTCGCCCTCCGGCGCAGTCCGCAGCATCGGACGGCGCGTCTCGACGACGTCGCCGCGGCTCTGCTCTTCCTGGAGAACGCCACCTCGGTCACCGGGCAGGTGATCCACGTGGACGCCGGCGAGCACCTCGGAGCCGTGGAGAACACATGA